From the genome of Mya arenaria isolate MELC-2E11 chromosome 5, ASM2691426v1:
TTATTATCCGTAAGGATGTGACCGGGGCTGTATTATTTTGCTGTACCaacacaaaaaatgaaactgatCTTTATAGAGTAacgttttgttatatttgataataagtATATTTCCATGACCTGAAACACCGTTGTTTTGTCGACGAACCAGTCGAAATCCCCATCCACAATTGTATTTTCTATGTCCACAGTACCACCCATCATTGTATTTCCTATGTCCCCTGTACCACCCACAATTGTATTTCTTATGTCCCCTGTACCACCCACAATTGTATTTCCTATGTCCCCTGTACCACCCACAATTGTATTTCTTATGTCCCCTGTACCACCCACAATTGTATTTCCTATGTCCCCTGTACAATCCACAATTGTATTTCCTATGTCCCCTGTACCACCCACAATTGTATTTCCTATGTCCCCTGTACCACCCACAATTGTATTTCCTATGTCCCCTGTACCACCCACAATTGTATTTCCTATGTCCCCTGTACCACCCACAATTGTATTTCCTTTGTCCCCTGTACAATCCACAATTGTATTTCCTATGTCCCCTGTACCACCCACAATTGTATTTCCTTTGTCCCCTGTACCACCCACAATTGTATTTCCTATGTCCCCTGTACCGCCCACAATTGTATTTCCTATGTCCCCTGTACCACCCACAATTGTATTTCCTATGTCCCCTGTACCACCCACAATTGTATTTCCCATGTCCCCTGTACCATCCACAATTGTATTTCCTATGTCCCCTGTCAAATGTATTTCCTATGTCCCCTGTACCGCCCACAATTGTATTTCCTATGTCCCCTGTACCGCCCACAATTGTATTTCCTATGTCCACCTGTACCACCCACAATTGTATTTCCTATGTCCCTGTACCATCCACAATTGTATTTCCTATATCCCCTGTACCACCCACAATTGTATTTCCTATGTCCCCTGTACAACCCAGCATTGTATTCCCATTCCATCCTGATCAACATGTAACACTGGTAAGCTTTCAAAGTATGGTTTGATCACCGTTTAATGCTGCTCAAGATGTTATTTtcaacattgaaatatgaaCCATTGTGTCAATATGAAACGgggtcaaaatttaatgttacaaCAGCGTGTTATCTGTTAAATTACGAACACAATTTATACATAGTTTCTTTTCGTTTTAACTGTCACCTCAATAATTCTCTATAAAGATGGCATacttactttattttataaaataatcgtgaaagacataattatacatgtatttagttataaataaatgatcatCATCCGAAATGCAATACACTACAAGCTACATGATAGCTACATGTATGCCTATCTCCACTCTAAGTATAATTTTCAGAATGTTTCATGACTGAAATACGTGTACATGTCATAACCTACGTACATGTATAGTATTTTCAAGACCGAAAATGGCTTAAGCCATACTAGGGTATAAGTCGGCCACATTAAGTGTAGAAAATACTTCGCTACTGAGGTGTCAAACGAGAAGGATGTATGATTAAATTTACAGATTTcagaaaatacatgtagttgccATCGAAATTAGTCAGTATTTGGTAAATCTTGTacaatgaataaattatattttcacataagtatttcaTTTAGAGAACACCAACGTCTCCACAAAATAACATGGATTTGCAagcatatacatacatgtattcgaTTACTCGCGATGATCCGTAAAAATAGAAACAGGTCACCAATATCAAAAACGGGTATTTCCGCATATTTTGTAACCCCGTCaagttatcatttattattaatacacGTTTATTGAATTGTTCATTTGACTTTGGAACTACCATCTTTGAGAATGTTTGTTGAAggaatgttaaaaacaaacgcATGAAAGGCATAACAACTTAGCTACACTCGTTGAGGATGGCTGGTACAAGTTCGTTATATCCAATGATTGAGAGCCAAGCTGACACTAAAGGCGACACATGCGCAGTGAATATAGAACAAGAAAGGGAGAGATTAATGGAAGATGATGTTGTTAACGACGAACATTTTACATGCGAGGATTCTCATAGAAACGCGGACCTCGAGGAGCATTTGGGGCTGATATTTAGAAGAAAACTGCACTTTCCCTACGAAGACAAGGAAGTTGTTTTTGTACAATCCACCGTGGAAGCCCTTGTTACGAAGATTGTCGTGGAACTGATAGCTAACAAAGAAAGATTGTTCGACAAATTCGGGGAACCAGATTTACATACAAGACTCGAACCTTGCCCGGACAGAATTCTACATGTTGGGAGTTT
Proteins encoded in this window:
- the LOC128234486 gene encoding N66 matrix protein-like, which translates into the protein MGNTIVGGTGDIGNTIVGGTGDIGNTIVGGTGDIGNTIVGGTGDKGNTIVGGTGDIGNTIVDCTGDKGNTIVGGTGDIGNTIVGGTGDIGNTIVGGTGDIGNTIVGGTGDIGNTIVDCTGDIGNTIVGGTGDIRNTIVGGTGDIGNTIVGGTGDIRNTIVGGTGDIGNTMMGGTVDIENTIVDGDFDWFVDKTTVFQLRYSNIAIGKVH